Within Saccharomycodes ludwigii strain NBRC 1722 chromosome IV, whole genome shotgun sequence, the genomic segment TTGGTATCATTTGGTGAATCAATAAACGCTTTTCCAGAAGAAGGATCAATTTTCAAAGAAAATGCAAATTTGTTTACATTAGGTGTAGAAATAATGGCAGAACTATCATCCGATATAACACTTGGTACATTTGATGATGTAATGAGAGAGGTATTACATGTGGCATCTGTGCTAATATCAGATGATACTGTGTTTGAAATGGATCTCTTGTTTTCGGTAATGCTATTTTtcctaattttttttgtttttttccccGATAACCGATTAGCTGTGAAATTGggactatttttattgttatttaatataaccCCACCAAACtttcctcttttctttccaaGAGGCGAATTCATTTCTATTTGACTGATGGAATTTTGGtatttgtttcttttcttttcactAGATATATTAACGtgattattactactactattgtcattattattattattattatcaggACTTTCTAAGTTATTCGGGCTCCTGTCGTTAATGAGGCTATTAAATGGAGACGAGGTCGCTATACTAGCcctattactattgttattactatgAGTAGTACCGGGCGTGAATGATGGGGTAGTATTattggaagaagaagaatttgaattgttattattggcaCTAGAAATAGTACTAGAATTAGAAGGTGAGCTATGTGCTACTTTCATTACTGGTTTCATTTCATTATATCCCAATTTTTGTACTTTTAACGAAGTGTTTGCCATTGGAGATTTCATTGGATTCATATAgtcttttaatattcttggtcttcctcttcttttatGTTTGGGTGTAACTTCACCAGCATTTTTTGATGATGTCAGTAAATTCTCATAGTTAAGTCTACTAGGCGTTTTAATATTCCTAGTAttggtattggtattatttttatccatgttttatttgtaaaacCGGTAAAGTGGTATCCATATATTCCTACGTTCTTCCCTTCTTATACAGTTCACAATTATTTCATTGGATTGCTCTAAAGAGggaattaaaagaaaaagaaaaataaaataaaaaaagaaaaagagagagagagagagagagatgtataaaaagaaaaggagaaaaaaagaaaaaagaaaaaatcagaaaaagaagaaggaatGGGTCGTCTTCTCTAAGAGCATTTTAGTAAAcaagaatttattttttttttttttcttgtgaAGAtacctaaaaaaaaaaaaaaaatttagtaGATTAGccgagaaaaaaaaaaaaaaaataatttaaattagaCAAATCTGTTTCAAAGTCAATCAAAGTGTCGATTGTTTGatttatcaataatttatatatatatatatatatatatatatatatatagcaTTTCGTGTAAAATGATACCATAAAGGATGAGGGACCATCTatcaattaataataacatttctAGTCACCTTCTTGATAAGATTCAATATTTGGAATGGGACCTAATGGGGTGATtccaaatttattaatactcTTATGAGATTTAGTGTAATGCCATTTAATATGTTTAAAACCTGTTGTTTCATTAAACGCCGCATTGTTCCAATACAAATTCTTTAACCATAAATTAATCATTGGATAACCATCCCTAATGGTACGGAAGTTACATTTAAAATGTTGGACATAGACAGGGTCAAATCTAACAATCGTAACATATAATCTAATGTCAGCTTCAGTCAAGTGTTCGCcaactaaataaaaattggttAGATCGCCGTTAACTTTCTCATATTGTTCACTCAAAATATCTTCGACTTTATCTAGATGTTCAAAAACATTTCTCACTTCCTCCTCATAAATCTTTGAATTTTCAGCGAAGCCCGTCTTATACACTCCATTGTTGATGTTATCATAAACCCAGGAGTTAACTTCGTCGATTGCAGATCTATATTTTTCGGGGTACAAGTCAGGAACATTGTTCAGTTCAAATATGTTGGAACTTAGCATTCTTAAAATCTCGCTGCTTTCATTGTTAACAATGGTTTGAGTCTTGGTATCATATAAAACTGGAACAGTAAACCTAGCTTTATATTCAGGCTGGCTCTTAAAATAAACTTCACTTAACCTTTCAAAACCGTTGATGTGATCTACAGTAGAATCGGTACCATGTACAAACCTTTCGGGCTTTGCAgcaaaattagaaaaattgtACCAATCTTTTTCACCAATAGTAATTTCGCCGGTTGGCAAGTAACACTTCTCATTGATACTAGTGGTGCTAGAAGTATCATTTGAAGGTGTAAATTTCCAGCCCTTTTCATCCAAGTGCCAGTGTACTACACTGACACCTATAATAGATGTCAATTTCATCAAATGGCGAGCAATTAATGTACGATGTGTCCATGGACACGCTAATGAAACATATAGCCAATATCTATTTGGTTCTGGTTTATAAATTGGATGGGAATTGCTTATAATTTCTCTAAAAGATGAAACCTGCCTTTTGAAAGATCCATCCTTACTATTTTCTGTGAATGAAGTAGTAGAAGGCATAATTGttggaagaaaaagagggCACGCAAAAGGTAATTGCacaaaaattgaaaaaattaaaagaaaaaaaaaaacgcaGAAAAAGGATAGACTTATAGAACAGAAAAATATgtatagtttttttttttttttttttttgtaaaatgtTTTCTTGAAGTAATTTGTAAATGGAATAGTAACCTTACacagtatatatatatatatatgtatgtatatatatggaattgattaaaataaaatttaaaattagtagtcagttaaatattttaaggGTATTAAGGCTAAAGGTAATACAACTAAGAATATTAAGGGGAAGGGGTGAGAAACTAAGAGTAATTATTTCTTGTTCTATCGTcgtcttcttcttctttttcttctactTTTTCCTTAACTAAATTCTTTTGCTGAGGGGAGAAGGTCACAAatactacaaaaaaaaaaaaaaaaaaaaaaaaaattgatataaatccaataaatatattatagaaCAAAAAGTTACTACAAGCTAAGCtcttaataacaatatagTCCTGTGCCAACAACCATTAGTAATGATTTGTAATGGAACTACGCTTTATGCGCATATAATACAATACGAGGATATTATCGTTAGTAATGTATATGTTATTATAGGTAACCTTTCAGACCTTCGGGCTACATGCTTGTCGGAATCGTTTTCCATGCGTTATTCTTCCCCTCGAAAATGAAAGATatatcataaaaaaaaaaaaaaagggtcAGCATAAAGTAAGTTTGTGTGGG encodes:
- the ECM4 gene encoding S-glutathionyl-(chloro)hydroquinone reductase (similar to Saccharomyces cerevisiae YKR076W | ECM4 | ExtraCellular Mutant), which encodes MPSTTSFTENSKDGSFKRQVSSFREIISNSHPIYKPEPNRYWLYVSLACPWTHRTLIARHLMKLTSIIGVSVVHWHLDEKGWKFTPSNDTSSTTSINEKCYLPTGEITIGEKDWYNFSNFAAKPERFVHGTDSTVDHINGFERLSEVYFKSQPEYKARFTVPVLYDTKTQTIVNNESSEILRMLSSNIFELNNVPDLYPEKYRSAIDEVNSWVYDNINNGVYKTGFAENSKIYEEEVRNVFEHLDKVEDILSEQYEKVNGDLTNFYLVGEHLTEADIRLYVTIVRFDPVYVQHFKCNFRTIRDGYPMINLWLKNLYWNNAAFNETTGFKHIKWHYTKSHKSINKFGITPLGPIPNIESYQEGD